TTACAGATGATCAGGGATCTATTGATCTCAATTGTTATGGAGCGAAAGACTTGATTACACCCCATATGGATTCGATTGCCAAAAGGGGAATTCGGTTTACACAGTTTTATGCCGCGGCTCCTGTTTGCTCCCCTTCTCGTGCAGGTTTGTTGACAGGTAAGTTTCCTCAGCGAGCGGGTGTTCCCGGAAATGTTTCATCGAAACATGGCAAAAGTGGGATGCCTGCCGAGCAGGTTACGATTGCCGAAATGTTAAAAGATGCAGGATATCGAACAGGGCATGTGGGTAAGTGGCACTTGGGTTATACAGAAGAAACAATGCCAAATGGACAAGGATTTGATGAATCGTTTGGCCATATGGGAGGCTGCATCGATAACTATTCCCACTTCTTTTACTGGAATGGTCCCAATCGACACGATTTGTGGAAAAACGGAAAAGAAGTATGGCATGATGGTACATATTTTCCTGATCTGATGGTTCAGCAATGTCAGAACTATATCAAAGAACACAGAGATGAACCGTTTTTTTTATATTGGGCGATCAATGTTCCTCATTACCCCTTGCAGGCAACTGATAAGTGGCGAAAGAAATACGCACATCTTCCTAGTCCACGAAATAAGTATGCTGCGTTTGTTTCTACGATGGATGACTGTATCGGCGAAGTATTAAAAACACTTGATGAGTTCAAACTTCGTGAAGATACAATCGTCATTTTTCAATCTGATCATGGGCATTCACAGGAAGAAAGAACATTCGGGGGGGGAGGTAGCGCAGGACCTTTTCGTGGCGCCAAGTTTAGTTTATTTGAAGGAGGGATTCGTGTCCCTGCCATGATTTCCTGGCCTGGAACAATCGCCAAGGGAGAAGAACGTCATCAAATGGCAACAGGCTGTGACTGGCTACCGACCATCGCAGAACTAACTGGTACACCTCTTCCACAACAAAAACTAAACGGGAAAAGTCTAAAAACAGTCATTGATTCATCAGAAGCGCAGAGCCCCCATCGTGATTTCTATTGGCAAATTGGTAAAAGCTGGGCCATTCGAGAAGGTGATTGGAAGTTATTGGGGAATCCTCGTGATACGAGTCAGCAAGGTCAACTTACCAAGCAGGATCAACTTTTTCTAGTAGACCTATCGAATGATCCTGGCGAAAAACGCAATCTTGCTGCCAGCAATCCTGCGAAACTAGAACGCCTTAAGCAAATTTATCGTCGCTACCAGACATCGCTCTCGAAATGAAGCTGAGCCTTCTAAAAGCAAAAATAAGATACGAACTATGAACCAGCCAAATAAACGAACTCGAACAAAAGTTAGCTCATTGGGTTGGACAGTTACAGTAGTTCTTTTTCTGATTATCTACTTAGTGATTCAAGGCGAGAGAAACCATACGAATGATCAATCGGTTTTAAATTCTGAAGAGTCGAGAGCACAAAACGTTCTTGATCCTTTTAAAGAAGCGAGTCGTCAATCAAATCTTGAAAAAGAGTTAGAGGCTCAACAATCGGATCTGGTTCAGCAAAATGAAACTGATATTTCAAAATCAAAGAACTATCCGGTTACCTCTTCACAAGTATCTAAAAAACAGACTCCAGCGAATTCGAACCGACCACCACCACTAAACTCTTCAAAACAATCAAAAACTGCAAAGCCCAGTCTAGAATTAGGACAGCTCCGAGATTTAGGCAGTAAAGTCTGGGAGTCAGCTGCCGGTTTAAAATATGGCCCCGGTAGCCGGGAAAAACATCGGCTACTCCATGTTATGCGTCATGCTGAAGATCAGCCTAACCGTCCAGGGAAACATGGAGTTTTTGCTGGGGAGGGCAATAGAAAAAAGGTACTTGCATTAATTGATGAGGCCTATCTTCAAGCGAACAAGGGTCGAAAGAGCGTAGAGAAAAAAAAGGAAAGGAATCGAATCGTCTATACTGTAGACATGGGGCGTCGTATTGGATTTGTTGGAGGTCAGGTTGGTAACAAACAGGGGAAGCCTCCTGCCTTCAAAATACGATTAATACTCGAAGGAACCAATGTGATCACAGCATTTCCTTTGTGATGTTTTGAGGGCAAGGTCAAAATTTATGTACTACGTTGGGACTTGTCCCTTTTGTGAACAAGGGAACTTAGGAATCCGCATCTGTAGCAAAGAAAGTGATGTGGTGATTTTGTGCGATGAATGCGACGCGGTTTGGCTTTCAACTTATTTAGACAGTAAGCCCCTGTTTCCTGAGCAACCACTTCTTCCTTGTCCTTATTGTCAGGGAAATCTGTCTGAAGAGCCTGCACACTGGGCCAACTTTGGGGAGATTTATAGGTACGGCTGGATTTATACTATCAAAGGAGAAAGGGATGAGTTTTAAAGCGAATTATCTTAAAAGACTATTTCTAATGTGCGTTTCTCTTTTAGAATTTTAGATTCGATTTTGATAGTGTCGCGAGTTGCGGGAATTTTTGAACCTGGGACTTTTACGATTAATTGTGAGACTCGCTTCTTTACTGGTAAGTAACCCCCTTTTTTTACGGGTCTAACTTCGCCTTTGAGCTGGGGTGTAAAGGTCGAGTTTGGCCAACGGACGTCCCAGGGAATTGATTGGCGGTGCTTATCAGTTCCAAGTACCATTCCCGATAAATCTGAAGCGCGATAACGGGTTGATTTGTAACTATAGGGTAGTTTGACCTGAATAATAATCAAATAATCTTCGTTGAGGTCTGGATCCTTGGGAACTGTCCAGGCTGTAAAGCTTCCGACAGTAACAGCATTTCCCATTGGTTTAAATTTAAAATCGCCTCCCCCATTTCCTTTTCCGTCTCCATCTTCTTCTCCTTCACCTTTTCCGAGATGCATAGAGAAATCTTCTTCAATTTCCTTTAGTGTCGAATCATTCTCACCTGTCAATGTTTTTACCGGCTGCATAATATTGAATTCGGTGGTTTTTCCACCTGCTTCTTCATCAATGCGTGTGTCCAATGGGTCGTTTAAGCCAAAGTTATCTTTGTCATCTAGGCTGGCAAGTGTCGAGAAATCATCATTTCCCTGGATGCCACCCACAATGACTATCGCCATGATTGTCAGAGCGGTCGAATGAAAAAGAAATGAAATTAAGTATCCCGTCGCTGTGAAACTGGCAATCCAAATGACTGCCTTTTCTTTAAATGAAAGGACAGGCTCATCATCCTCTTTGGCTAGTGACTGAGGTTGAGCAGAAAAACTCTGTCTCTTCATTTGTGATGAATGAGATAAATTCATCACATCTTGAGTTGCAGAATTAGTTTGATTCGACATGGAAATCGTAGCCGACTGGGATAAAACTGTCTGGAGATTCTGAGAGAGTTCTTTACCAGACATTTCTATTTTGTTTAAATTCATTGGACGCGATCTCACATCAAACTGCATAAACAATGGGAGATGGCCCGACCGATAGATCTTAGATTTGAATATGCTCCTAATTATAATTATATATCGGAACGATTAGAATTGAATTCTTTTTTTCTTAAGAAGTAAGAGATAATCGGCAAAACCGGAAGCAGAATGCAAAAAGCCCTTTTTACTGTACAAACAGGTCGAGTTAGACCTCGAAATTCTAAATGGATGCTACTTTTAGTCGGTTAGACTAAACAAGAACACGATGAAGTTCTTGTACGGTCGTAACTCCTTCAAGTATTTTTGCTTTACCAGAGTCTTCCATGGTGGTCATTCCCGAGCCAATTGCCATCTTTTGGATTTCTGTTTGTGATGCTCCTCTAAGAATGGCATCTCGCAATTCACCTTGAATTCCAAGTGTTTCAAAAATACCTGTACGACCTACGTAACCAGTCTGAAAACAATGCTCGCAACCAGCTCCTTTTGCTATTTTAGATTCTGACAATTGATCTGAGTTGGTTCCAAGATATTCACATGCTCCCGCATCTAGTTGATCAGGTATTCTGCATTTTTCACAGATACATCTAATTAAACGTTGAGAAATGATGCCCTGGAGACTATCCGTGATAAACATTGAAGGTATTCCAAATTCTCTGAATACGTCAATTGCAGCAACGGCATCATTGGAGTGAAGAGTCGAGAGTACACGGATACCAGTGAGTCCTGCTCTGACGGCAATATGTGCCGTTTCAGAATCACGGATTTCTCCTACCATGATTACGTTAGGATCTTGTCGAAGAACTCCCCTTAAGGCTTCGGCAAAACTAAACCCAATTTTGGGGTCTATTTGAATTTGATTGACACCTTCGATCCGACGTTCAACTGGGTCTTCAATCGTTGACAGACTCATTTCGGGTTGGTTTAGGTAGTCGAGACAACTATAAATGGTTGTGCTCTTTCCCGAACCTACGGGCCCAACACTCAAGATCATTCCGTAGGGAGCATGGCAGTATCCGGTAATCTCGGATATCTGATGATCGCTGAGTCCTAATTCGTTAAATTCTGTAAAACGCTTATGGTCTGGCATTAGTCGCAAGACGAGTCGTTCACCGTGAATAGTTGGACCTGAACCAACTCGAATATCACGGCGATTTTGAAGTGTCTCATTATTAATGTGACCATCCTGGGCAAGGCGTCTCTCAGTGATATCCATATTTGCAGCTAGTTTGAGCCGTGAAATGACTGAGGCAGCGGCTTCTTTGGGAAGCTGTATAATATCATGCAACATACCATCTACTCTCAAACGAAGTCGCAGACCATCCTCGAGAGGGTCCAAGTGGATATCAGTCGCCTGTAACTGAAAAGCTCTTTCCATCAATAGGTCAACGAGTGGTCCTGGACCTACGACATCGACTAGTTCTCTTAGCTC
The Gimesia aquarii DNA segment above includes these coding regions:
- a CDS encoding sulfatase-like hydrolase/transferase; the encoded protein is MIIIFTDDQGSIDLNCYGAKDLITPHMDSIAKRGIRFTQFYAAAPVCSPSRAGLLTGKFPQRAGVPGNVSSKHGKSGMPAEQVTIAEMLKDAGYRTGHVGKWHLGYTEETMPNGQGFDESFGHMGGCIDNYSHFFYWNGPNRHDLWKNGKEVWHDGTYFPDLMVQQCQNYIKEHRDEPFFLYWAINVPHYPLQATDKWRKKYAHLPSPRNKYAAFVSTMDDCIGEVLKTLDEFKLREDTIVIFQSDHGHSQEERTFGGGGSAGPFRGAKFSLFEGGIRVPAMISWPGTIAKGEERHQMATGCDWLPTIAELTGTPLPQQKLNGKSLKTVIDSSEAQSPHRDFYWQIGKSWAIREGDWKLLGNPRDTSQQGQLTKQDQLFLVDLSNDPGEKRNLAASNPAKLERLKQIYRRYQTSLSK
- a CDS encoding GspE/PulE family protein, encoding MSEKPDNANKKEGRQQALQAELRELVDVVGPGPLVDLLMERAFQLQATDIHLDPLEDGLRLRLRVDGMLHDIIQLPKEAAASVISRLKLAANMDITERRLAQDGHINNETLQNRRDIRVGSGPTIHGERLVLRLMPDHKRFTEFNELGLSDHQISEITGYCHAPYGMILSVGPVGSGKSTTIYSCLDYLNQPEMSLSTIEDPVERRIEGVNQIQIDPKIGFSFAEALRGVLRQDPNVIMVGEIRDSETAHIAVRAGLTGIRVLSTLHSNDAVAAIDVFREFGIPSMFITDSLQGIISQRLIRCICEKCRIPDQLDAGACEYLGTNSDQLSESKIAKGAGCEHCFQTGYVGRTGIFETLGIQGELRDAILRGASQTEIQKMAIGSGMTTMEDSGKAKILEGVTTVQELHRVLV